One Halalkalicoccus sp. NIPERK01 genomic region harbors:
- a CDS encoding enoyl-CoA hydratase/isomerase family protein encodes MVSHTAYESISVDVAEGVATIEFHRPEVYNALNDAVMLDLSRAFNEIQLDRDIDAVVVTGEGEDAFSAGADITEYAGTTEEHAHQEDRQDLFYEMYQKPLNCHAPVIAKINGYCVGGGLIFAMFCDMRVAVEEAKFGVPTANIGQIPTGGSNKRAIELVGEAKAKEIVFTAGFIDAEEAERIGLVNHAVPREELDATVEGIVDGIQNTGRGAVKNSKRALNHAAQAPDAESAREFEADLWWEQFATDERRELVDEFNEGE; translated from the coding sequence ATGGTCAGCCACACGGCCTACGAGAGCATCAGCGTCGACGTCGCCGAGGGCGTCGCCACGATCGAGTTCCACCGCCCCGAGGTGTACAACGCGCTGAATGACGCGGTGATGTTGGACCTTTCGAGAGCCTTCAACGAGATCCAACTCGACAGGGACATCGACGCGGTCGTCGTCACCGGCGAGGGCGAGGACGCCTTCTCGGCTGGTGCGGATATAACGGAATACGCTGGTACGACCGAAGAACACGCCCACCAGGAGGACCGCCAGGACCTCTTTTACGAGATGTACCAGAAGCCCCTGAACTGCCACGCGCCCGTGATCGCGAAGATCAACGGCTACTGCGTCGGCGGCGGGCTGATCTTCGCGATGTTCTGTGACATGCGCGTCGCCGTCGAGGAGGCGAAGTTCGGCGTGCCGACCGCGAACATCGGACAGATTCCCACTGGCGGATCGAACAAGCGGGCGATCGAACTCGTCGGCGAGGCCAAAGCCAAGGAGATCGTCTTCACCGCGGGGTTCATCGACGCGGAAGAGGCCGAACGGATCGGCCTCGTGAACCACGCCGTCCCGCGCGAGGAACTGGACGCGACGGTCGAGGGAATCGTCGACGGGATTCAAAATACGGGTCGGGGCGCGGTGAAGAACTCCAAGCGCGCGCTCAACCACGCGGCCCAAGCACCCGACGCCGAGAGCGCCCGCGAGTTCGAGGCCGACCTGTGGTGGGAGCAGTTCGCCACCGACGAGCGCCGTGAACTGGTCGACGAGTTCAACGAGGGCGAGTGA
- a CDS encoding tripartite tricarboxylate transporter substrate binding protein produces MSNKDNDSTSREVANRAVAGRRRFLQMAGAGSVAALAGCLAGDNGGGGGGGDGGDWEPSQSIRYIVPYDQGGGTDVYARGIQEGLAEATGQSIQIDNIPGAGGLNGFGELMGSQPDGHTILGSATPLEVAPQLLEDPGFDQRDAEGVCVFGQSAWTLVVNSEYEGQVETFDDVIQMYNSGEWETIGVQEPGSSQDIIVLLARYQMEEYDWQWTNRAQYTGTGPVSQAVASGEVPAGIGTDAGTQSVVENGRIYPVVSFVSDGTEVYPDLPSVTDEGYPEMDFVGGLSRGVFAPPETEGSRTQALSDMFAEAVEADSTQSWSDDTGNPVFHEGPDAANQLLDDAFAAYEENNVVQLVEENA; encoded by the coding sequence ATGAGCAATAAAGACAACGACTCGACATCACGGGAGGTAGCGAACCGGGCGGTAGCTGGACGCCGACGATTCCTGCAGATGGCTGGCGCGGGATCCGTCGCGGCGCTCGCGGGCTGTCTGGCCGGTGACAACGGCGGCGGCGGCGGTGGCGGCGACGGGGGCGACTGGGAACCGAGCCAGTCGATCCGGTACATCGTCCCGTACGACCAAGGTGGCGGCACGGACGTCTACGCCCGGGGGATCCAGGAGGGGCTGGCGGAGGCGACCGGCCAGTCGATCCAGATCGACAACATCCCCGGCGCGGGCGGGCTCAACGGTTTCGGCGAACTGATGGGTTCTCAGCCCGACGGCCACACCATACTCGGGAGCGCGACGCCGTTGGAGGTCGCTCCGCAACTGCTCGAGGACCCGGGGTTCGACCAGCGCGACGCCGAAGGCGTCTGCGTCTTCGGGCAGTCGGCGTGGACGCTCGTCGTCAACTCCGAGTACGAAGGGCAGGTCGAGACGTTCGACGACGTCATCCAGATGTACAACTCCGGGGAGTGGGAGACGATCGGCGTCCAGGAACCCGGTAGCTCACAGGACATCATCGTCCTGCTCGCGCGGTACCAAATGGAGGAGTACGATTGGCAGTGGACCAACCGCGCACAGTACACCGGGACCGGCCCCGTCTCGCAGGCGGTCGCGAGCGGCGAGGTCCCCGCCGGTATCGGGACCGACGCGGGCACGCAGTCGGTCGTCGAGAACGGCCGCATCTACCCGGTCGTGAGCTTCGTCAGCGATGGGACGGAGGTCTACCCGGACCTCCCCTCGGTGACCGACGAGGGCTATCCGGAGATGGACTTCGTCGGCGGGCTGAGCCGAGGGGTGTTCGCCCCGCCGGAGACCGAGGGCTCCCGGACGCAGGCGCTCTCGGACATGTTCGCCGAGGCCGTCGAGGCCGACAGCACGCAGAGCTGGTCCGACGACACGGGCAACCCCGTCTTCCACGAGGGGCCCGACGCGGCGAACCAGCTCCTCGACGACGCCTTCGCGGCCTACGAGGAGAACAACGTCGTCCAACTCGTCGAAGAAAACGCCTGA
- a CDS encoding thiamine pyrophosphate-requiring protein, which produces MDVNEAIAQTLREEGVEYLFGFPSNPLFDTDSAEEVGIRKIITRQERTAVHMADAVGRLTSGDRVGAFACQHGPGTENSIGGVAQAYGESAPIVAIPAGYDLAKTDVDPKFNSLVSYQSISKSCEQLADPDAVGETMRRAFSSARNGRPRPSVVEVPKDIFYTDLSEEFEYTPSKERRSGPDPEDVETAAEMLIEAERPVIFAGQGVHYAKGWNSLKELAETLEAPVATSLNGKSAFPEDHRLSLGAASKSEPGQLAHFMREADVVFGIGCSFTDTAYGLTAPEGADIIHSTLDPTDIDKDVVSEHSLVGDAKLTLEALVEELDGRVDEDRGRADDVAAEIEEVRDEWLAEWEPKLTSDDAPINPYRVVRELDEIVDKENVVITHDAGNPRDFLAPFFEVTEPLSYIGWGKTTQLGYGLGLTMGAKLVNPEKLCINVWGDGAIGMTALDLETAAREDIPILSIHLNNFEMAGYDTPFFGDWAEVAEGLNCYGERVEDPDELGAAIERGIEKTEEGTPALIEVITAKETELSRPDLE; this is translated from the coding sequence ATGGACGTCAACGAAGCGATCGCGCAGACGCTACGAGAGGAGGGTGTAGAGTACCTGTTCGGCTTCCCGAGCAACCCGCTGTTCGACACGGATTCGGCGGAAGAGGTCGGGATCCGAAAGATCATCACGAGACAGGAACGGACCGCGGTCCACATGGCCGACGCTGTCGGCCGGCTGACCTCCGGCGATCGGGTCGGCGCGTTCGCCTGTCAGCACGGGCCGGGCACCGAGAACTCCATCGGCGGGGTCGCCCAGGCCTACGGCGAGTCCGCGCCGATCGTCGCGATCCCCGCGGGCTACGACCTGGCGAAGACCGACGTCGATCCCAAGTTCAACTCGCTGGTGAGCTACCAGTCGATCAGCAAGTCCTGCGAGCAACTCGCGGACCCCGACGCCGTGGGCGAGACGATGCGCCGGGCCTTTAGCTCGGCGCGCAACGGCCGGCCCCGACCCTCCGTGGTCGAGGTCCCCAAGGATATCTTCTACACGGATCTCAGCGAGGAGTTCGAGTACACCCCCTCGAAAGAACGGCGCTCCGGCCCGGACCCCGAAGACGTCGAGACGGCCGCCGAGATGCTGATCGAGGCCGAGCGCCCGGTGATCTTCGCCGGGCAGGGCGTTCACTACGCGAAGGGGTGGAACAGTCTGAAAGAACTCGCCGAGACGCTCGAAGCGCCGGTGGCGACGAGTCTGAACGGAAAGAGCGCCTTCCCGGAGGACCACCGCCTCTCGCTGGGTGCTGCCAGTAAAAGCGAGCCGGGTCAGCTCGCACACTTCATGCGCGAGGCCGACGTCGTCTTCGGGATCGGCTGTTCCTTTACCGACACCGCCTACGGGCTGACCGCCCCCGAGGGCGCCGACATCATCCACTCGACGCTGGACCCCACGGACATCGACAAGGACGTCGTCTCCGAGCACTCGCTCGTGGGCGATGCCAAACTCACCCTCGAGGCGCTCGTCGAGGAACTCGACGGCCGCGTCGACGAGGACCGCGGGCGCGCCGACGACGTCGCGGCGGAGATCGAGGAGGTTCGCGACGAGTGGCTCGCCGAGTGGGAGCCCAAACTCACCTCGGATGACGCCCCGATCAACCCGTATCGGGTGGTTCGGGAACTCGACGAGATCGTCGACAAGGAGAACGTGGTCATCACCCACGACGCGGGCAACCCGCGGGACTTCCTCGCGCCGTTCTTCGAGGTGACCGAGCCGCTGTCGTACATCGGCTGGGGCAAGACCACCCAACTGGGCTACGGGCTGGGGCTGACGATGGGCGCGAAGCTCGTCAACCCCGAAAAGCTCTGCATCAACGTCTGGGGCGACGGCGCGATCGGGATGACCGCCCTCGATCTGGAGACCGCCGCCCGCGAGGACATCCCGATCCTCTCGATCCACCTGAACAACTTCGAGATGGCGGGCTACGACACCCCCTTCTTCGGCGACTGGGCCGAGGTCGCCGAGGGGCTGAACTGCTACGGCGAGCGCGTCGAGGATCCCGACGAACTGGGGGCCGCCATCGAGCGCGGGATCGAGAAGACCGAGGAGGGCACGCCCGCGCTGATCGAGGTCATCACCGCCAAGGAGACCGAACTCTCGCGGCCCGACCTCGAGTAA
- a CDS encoding FAD-binding and (Fe-S)-binding domain-containing protein codes for MATSDRHDPATDDRANYDYTNGDVERPDLVADLEARVDGDVRFDEYSRELYATDASAYEVTPIGVVFPTSTDDVAAVMGYCAEREIPVLPRGGGTSLAGQAVNEAVVLDFTRYMSDITGVDPDARRARAQTGITLGELNRALEPEGLKFAPDPSTADRSALGGAIGNNTTGAHSLLYGKTDAYVEECEAVLSDGSVHTFGEIAVEELREGADPEGELVERIYAEVVRVLDEECEAVEERYPSMKRNVSGYNLDVLVEEAHGEGATEEGVVNLARLLVGSEGTLAIVTEAEVALEPIPETKAVGLLTYHSLLEAMEDVGPILEHEPAALEVLDGVLVDLARGLDEFKDVIGMLPDETDTFLLVEFYADSDEERRERVETLLEDRVGEIAFDGYEAYDEETQKDFWKMRKASTPILLSRTGDEKHIAFIEDIAIPPEHLPEYTAEFKEVFENHDTFGSFYAHAGPGCMHVRPLIDTKTAEGVETMVSISDAATDLAVKYGGSVSGEHGDGRARTQWNKKLYGEHLWEVFRDLKTAFDPDWLLNPGSVCGDFDMSENLRFGPDYEFEAGFEPELNWENENGFQGMAELCHGCGGCRTSQDGAGGVMCPTYRASHEEITSTRGRANMLRQAMSGDLPEEEQFDVEFMHEVMDLCVGCKGCARDCPSEVDMAKMKVEVEHEYHRCHGVDLRSRVFARIDWLSDLGSATAPISNLASSLPGSGLVTEKVLGIARERTLPAFESETLTEWYEKRGPKVSEAEADRKVLLFPDTFTDHNNTEAGKAAIRVLEAANVHVKIPEGVTGSGRPAHSKGLIDLAREKADRNVTALAPDVNAGWDVVVVEPSDAVMFQLDYLDLLSGDAVERVAEKTYDVMEYIDRFRLDEAMRFAETDESLTYHGHCHQKAIKKDHHTVGVLRRAGYRVDPLDSGCCGMAGSFGYEAEHYSMSQAVGSVLFGQIEESEGESVVAPGSSCRSQIGDEYGEKPPHPVRKLAEALA; via the coding sequence ATGGCCACGAGCGACAGACACGACCCCGCGACCGACGACCGAGCGAACTACGACTACACGAACGGCGACGTCGAGCGCCCCGACCTCGTGGCCGACCTCGAGGCCCGCGTCGATGGCGACGTCCGCTTCGACGAGTACTCCCGGGAGCTCTACGCGACCGACGCCAGCGCCTACGAGGTCACGCCCATCGGCGTCGTCTTCCCCACGTCGACCGACGACGTGGCGGCGGTGATGGGATACTGCGCCGAGCGCGAGATTCCCGTGCTGCCGCGTGGCGGCGGGACGAGCCTCGCGGGCCAGGCGGTCAACGAGGCGGTCGTGCTGGATTTCACCCGGTACATGAGCGACATCACGGGTGTCGACCCCGACGCGCGACGGGCGCGCGCCCAGACGGGAATCACGCTCGGCGAACTCAACCGGGCGCTCGAACCGGAGGGGTTGAAGTTCGCGCCCGATCCCTCGACGGCCGACCGCAGCGCCCTCGGGGGAGCGATCGGCAACAACACGACGGGCGCACACTCGCTTCTGTACGGGAAGACGGACGCCTACGTCGAGGAGTGCGAGGCCGTTCTGTCGGACGGTTCGGTCCACACCTTCGGCGAGATAGCCGTCGAGGAACTGCGTGAGGGGGCCGACCCCGAGGGCGAACTCGTCGAACGGATCTACGCGGAGGTCGTGCGGGTCCTCGACGAGGAGTGCGAGGCCGTCGAGGAGCGCTACCCGAGCATGAAGCGCAACGTCTCGGGCTACAACCTCGACGTACTGGTGGAGGAGGCACACGGGGAGGGAGCCACCGAGGAGGGGGTCGTCAACCTCGCGCGCCTTCTCGTCGGCAGCGAGGGGACGCTGGCGATCGTCACCGAGGCCGAGGTAGCGCTCGAACCGATCCCCGAGACCAAGGCCGTGGGGCTGCTCACCTACCACAGCCTACTGGAGGCGATGGAGGACGTCGGCCCGATCCTCGAACACGAGCCCGCGGCGCTGGAAGTGCTCGACGGCGTGCTGGTCGACCTCGCGCGCGGGCTCGACGAGTTCAAGGACGTCATCGGGATGTTGCCCGACGAGACCGACACGTTCCTCCTCGTGGAGTTCTACGCCGACTCCGACGAGGAGCGCCGCGAGAGGGTCGAAACCCTGTTGGAGGATCGCGTCGGCGAGATCGCCTTCGACGGCTACGAGGCCTACGACGAGGAGACACAGAAGGACTTCTGGAAGATGCGCAAGGCCTCGACGCCGATCCTGCTCTCCCGGACCGGCGACGAGAAACACATCGCGTTCATCGAGGACATCGCGATCCCGCCCGAGCACCTCCCGGAGTACACCGCCGAGTTCAAGGAGGTCTTCGAGAACCACGACACGTTCGGGAGCTTCTACGCGCACGCCGGACCGGGCTGCATGCACGTCCGGCCGCTGATCGACACCAAGACCGCGGAAGGCGTCGAGACGATGGTCTCGATCTCGGACGCCGCCACGGACCTCGCCGTGAAGTACGGCGGATCGGTTTCCGGAGAGCACGGCGACGGGAGAGCCAGAACCCAGTGGAACAAGAAGCTCTACGGCGAGCACCTCTGGGAGGTCTTTCGCGACCTGAAGACGGCGTTCGACCCCGACTGGCTCTTGAATCCCGGCTCCGTGTGTGGCGACTTCGACATGAGCGAGAACCTGCGGTTCGGCCCCGACTACGAGTTCGAGGCGGGCTTCGAGCCCGAACTCAACTGGGAGAACGAGAACGGGTTTCAGGGGATGGCCGAGCTGTGCCACGGCTGTGGCGGCTGTCGGACCAGCCAGGACGGCGCCGGCGGAGTGATGTGTCCCACGTATCGGGCATCCCACGAGGAGATCACGTCGACGCGGGGGCGGGCGAACATGCTTCGCCAGGCCATGAGCGGCGATTTGCCCGAGGAGGAGCAGTTCGACGTGGAGTTCATGCACGAGGTGATGGACCTCTGTGTGGGCTGTAAGGGCTGTGCGCGCGATTGCCCGAGCGAGGTCGACATGGCGAAGATGAAGGTCGAGGTCGAACACGAGTACCACCGGTGCCACGGGGTCGACCTTCGCTCTCGCGTCTTCGCGCGGATCGACTGGCTCTCGGACCTCGGGAGCGCGACCGCGCCGATCTCGAACCTCGCGAGTTCGCTTCCCGGATCGGGGCTCGTCACTGAGAAAGTGCTCGGGATCGCCCGCGAGCGCACGCTACCGGCGTTCGAGTCCGAGACGCTCACCGAGTGGTACGAAAAGCGCGGCCCGAAGGTCAGCGAGGCTGAAGCGGACAGAAAGGTCCTCCTGTTTCCGGACACGTTCACCGACCACAACAACACCGAGGCGGGGAAGGCCGCGATCAGAGTATTAGAAGCCGCGAACGTCCACGTGAAGATCCCCGAGGGCGTCACCGGCAGCGGGCGGCCCGCCCACTCGAAGGGGCTGATCGACCTCGCTCGGGAGAAGGCCGACCGCAACGTTACGGCGCTCGCGCCCGACGTCAACGCCGGCTGGGACGTGGTCGTCGTCGAGCCCTCCGATGCGGTGATGTTCCAACTCGACTATCTGGACTTGCTTTCGGGAGATGCGGTCGAACGGGTGGCCGAAAAGACCTACGACGTCATGGAGTACATAGACCGGTTCCGTCTGGACGAGGCGATGCGCTTCGCCGAGACGGACGAATCGCTCACGTACCACGGCCACTGCCACCAGAAGGCGATCAAGAAGGACCACCACACCGTCGGCGTTCTCAGGAGAGCGGGATACCGGGTCGACCCGCTCGATTCGGGCTGCTGTGGCATGGCGGGCTCCTTCGGCTACGAGGCCGAACACTACTCGATGAGCCAGGCGGTCGGCTCCGTGCTGTTCGGGCAGATCGAGGAGAGTGAAGGAGAGAGCGTCGTCGCCCCCGGCTCGTCGTGTCGCAGCCAGATCGGCGACGAATACGGGGAGAAGCCGCCCCACCCGGTCAGAAAGCTCGCCGAGGCGCTGGCCTAA
- a CDS encoding universal stress protein — translation MVIVAAVDRSDRASAVVREAVTLGEAFDEPVDVLHVLTREEFVSLERTNVSETGEAVPLESVVETARNIADETIAEANVTATAVGLVGDPADEIVGYANEQGARYIVAAGRKRSPVGKALFGSVVQSVLLSAECPVVSLRTEA, via the coding sequence ATGGTGATCGTTGCAGCCGTCGATCGGAGCGACAGGGCGAGCGCAGTCGTCCGCGAGGCCGTCACGCTCGGCGAGGCGTTCGACGAACCCGTGGACGTGCTCCACGTCCTCACGCGCGAGGAGTTCGTCTCGCTCGAACGGACGAACGTGAGCGAGACGGGCGAGGCGGTCCCCCTCGAGAGCGTCGTCGAGACCGCGCGGAACATCGCCGACGAGACCATCGCCGAGGCGAACGTCACCGCCACGGCCGTCGGGTTGGTGGGGGACCCGGCCGACGAGATCGTCGGGTACGCCAACGAGCAGGGCGCACGCTACATCGTCGCCGCCGGACGGAAGCGCTCCCCGGTCGGGAAGGCGCTGTTCGGAAGCGTCGTCCAGTCCGTCCTCCTGAGCGCGGAGTGTCCGGTCGTCTCGCTTCGGACCGAGGCCTGA
- a CDS encoding isocitrate/isopropylmalate dehydrogenase family protein translates to MSYEIATIPGDGIGPEVVEATLPLFEEVAEGHGVEIEFTRYDWSSDRYLSEGAMMPEDGLDRIEDSDAILLGAVGHPEVPDHVTLHGLLLPIRKEFNQQVCERPSILFDGVESPLKGYSGGDVDFVVFRENTEGEYADVGGREHVGFGHEVAVQSSVFTRQGTEAILRAAFEAAEEREGHLTSITKSNAQAYSMVFWDDVVGDVREEYPDVEVESLLVDAASMDFIRRPEEFDVVVASNLFGDILTDIGAIVTGSMGLAPSGNINRSGTYPSMFEPVHGSAPDIAGQGIANPIATVLSGAMLFENVGEDEVSEALWSAVREVLADESAPTPPDLGGSATTEQIVNALVERL, encoded by the coding sequence ATGTCTTACGAGATCGCCACGATCCCCGGCGACGGGATCGGGCCGGAAGTCGTCGAGGCGACGCTGCCGCTGTTCGAGGAGGTTGCCGAGGGCCACGGCGTCGAAATCGAGTTCACGCGGTACGACTGGAGCAGCGACCGGTACCTCTCGGAGGGCGCGATGATGCCCGAGGACGGCCTCGACCGGATCGAGGACAGCGACGCCATCCTGCTGGGCGCCGTCGGCCATCCCGAAGTGCCCGATCACGTCACGCTCCACGGCCTGCTCCTCCCGATCCGCAAGGAGTTCAACCAGCAGGTCTGCGAGCGCCCGTCGATCCTCTTCGACGGTGTCGAGAGCCCGCTCAAGGGCTATTCCGGTGGTGACGTGGACTTCGTGGTCTTCCGGGAGAACACCGAGGGCGAGTACGCCGACGTCGGCGGGCGCGAGCACGTCGGCTTCGGCCACGAGGTCGCGGTCCAGAGTTCGGTGTTCACCCGCCAGGGCACCGAGGCGATCCTCCGGGCGGCGTTCGAGGCCGCCGAGGAACGGGAGGGACATCTCACGAGCATCACGAAATCGAACGCCCAGGCCTACAGCATGGTTTTCTGGGACGACGTGGTCGGAGACGTTCGAGAAGAGTACCCCGACGTCGAGGTCGAGAGCCTGCTCGTGGATGCCGCCTCGATGGACTTCATCCGCCGGCCCGAGGAGTTCGACGTGGTCGTCGCCTCGAACCTCTTTGGGGACATCCTCACCGACATCGGCGCCATAGTAACGGGAAGCATGGGCCTCGCGCCGTCGGGAAACATCAACCGTTCCGGTACCTACCCATCGATGTTCGAGCCAGTACACGGAAGCGCCCCCGACATCGCCGGTCAGGGGATCGCCAACCCGATCGCGACGGTGCTCTCGGGGGCGATGCTGTTCGAGAACGTCGGCGAGGACGAGGTGTCGGAAGCCCTCTGGAGCGCGGTCCGTGAGGTGCTCGCCGACGAGTCGGCACCGACGCCGCCGGATCTGGGCGGGTCGGCGACGACCGAGCAGATCGTGAACGCGCTCGTCGAGCGCCTCTGA
- a CDS encoding CaiB/BaiF CoA-transferase family protein has protein sequence MEPDSTSQEKILEGVTVVDLTTFVTGGFATLMLANQGAEVIKVERPEMGDDSRHSGPPFVSTEGYEGPGRSAADQGESPYFWTVNYDKQSVELNLKSEEGLDICKELIEGADVVVENFRPGTAERLGLGYDDLRDLNPELVYCSISAFGETGPWSDRPGYDLLVQGMSGIMSVTGEEGGDPVKVGLPQTDLITAMWAAFGIVGALYRRERTGEGERVELGMLDASLPWLTKQAAKAFVGEETTRMGTKDPVLAPYQSYPTADGYLNVACGNQKLWEAFCTEIGRDDLLADSRFESNADRVEHMDELEEELSETLRERPTDEWVEALAEEAGLPVGPVYEVEEALTNDQVEARGAVGSLDHPAAGEIPSLEHPLNFEHAESGFEEAPPLLGEDTEAILDRLGYSAERIEELREAGAIPDA, from the coding sequence ATGGAACCCGATAGCACGAGTCAGGAGAAAATACTGGAGGGGGTCACCGTCGTCGATCTCACGACGTTCGTCACCGGCGGCTTCGCGACGCTGATGCTCGCGAACCAGGGCGCGGAGGTCATCAAGGTCGAACGCCCCGAGATGGGCGACGACAGCCGCCACTCGGGGCCGCCGTTCGTCTCGACCGAAGGATACGAGGGACCGGGCCGCTCGGCCGCCGATCAGGGGGAATCGCCGTACTTCTGGACGGTCAACTACGACAAGCAGAGCGTCGAACTGAACCTCAAGAGCGAGGAAGGGCTCGACATCTGCAAGGAACTGATCGAGGGGGCGGACGTAGTAGTTGAAAACTTCCGGCCCGGGACCGCCGAACGGCTCGGATTGGGCTACGACGACCTCCGCGACCTCAACCCCGAACTCGTCTACTGCTCGATCTCCGCGTTCGGCGAGACGGGCCCGTGGAGCGACCGGCCGGGTTACGACCTCCTGGTCCAGGGCATGAGCGGGATCATGAGCGTCACCGGCGAGGAAGGGGGCGACCCGGTGAAGGTCGGCCTGCCCCAGACGGACCTCATCACGGCGATGTGGGCCGCCTTCGGGATCGTCGGCGCGCTTTACAGGAGGGAGCGCACGGGCGAGGGCGAGCGCGTCGAACTCGGGATGCTCGATGCGTCGCTGCCGTGGCTCACCAAGCAGGCCGCGAAGGCGTTCGTCGGCGAGGAAACGACGAGAATGGGCACCAAGGATCCCGTGCTCGCGCCGTACCAGAGCTATCCCACCGCCGACGGCTACCTGAACGTCGCCTGCGGCAACCAGAAGCTCTGGGAGGCGTTCTGCACCGAGATCGGCCGGGATGACCTCCTCGCCGATTCGCGGTTCGAATCCAACGCCGACCGGGTCGAGCACATGGACGAACTGGAAGAAGAGCTATCGGAGACGCTCCGCGAACGCCCCACCGACGAGTGGGTCGAGGCGCTCGCCGAAGAGGCTGGCCTGCCGGTCGGTCCCGTCTACGAGGTCGAGGAGGCGCTGACGAACGACCAGGTCGAGGCCCGTGGGGCCGTCGGCTCGCTCGACCATCCCGCGGCGGGCGAGATCCCGAGCCTCGAACACCCGCTGAACTTCGAGCACGCAGAAAGCGGGTTCGAGGAGGCGCCGCCGCTTTTGGGCGAGGACACCGAGGCGATCCTCGATCGGCTGGGCTATTCCGCCGAACGCATCGAGGAACTGCGCGAGGCTGGCGCGATACCGGACGCGTAG
- a CDS encoding CaiB/BaiF CoA-transferase family protein: MAGNQGPLAGVSVVEMTAHRAGPFCGALLADMGAEVVKIERPGAGDPARSQGVGPEGKSGYFMANNRNKKSVTLDLKSEAGVEAARSLLSTADVFVENFGYGVTDKLGIGYDDLRERNPGLVYASIKGYGESGPYKEKPGLDLILQAEGGIMSVTGPEGGEPVKVGQAIGDLTTGMFATMGVLARLYERERGGEEFTGKFDVGLFDSIVTLLNEYLTEYSMDGSVPGPQGTSHQTLVPYQRFETSDGALVTGVPSDDRWGDFVELLGREELAEFPTNDDRQEHAEEVLGIIEAEFETESTEFWLDALTEYGFPCGPINDVAGVVKHEQTAARDLTIPHEDPDWGECLLPGHPIDFAGYEPKIRDPAPQLGEHTEEVFEDVAGDQTTLEEWTAGGAFGSD; the protein is encoded by the coding sequence ATGGCCGGGAATCAGGGCCCGCTCGCCGGCGTCTCCGTCGTCGAGATGACCGCCCACCGCGCGGGCCCGTTCTGCGGCGCGCTGCTCGCGGACATGGGCGCGGAGGTCGTGAAGATCGAACGGCCCGGCGCCGGCGACCCCGCGCGCTCGCAGGGCGTCGGTCCCGAGGGCAAGTCGGGGTACTTCATGGCGAACAATAGAAATAAGAAGTCGGTGACGCTCGACCTGAAGAGCGAGGCGGGCGTCGAGGCGGCCCGGTCGCTGCTCTCGACAGCAGACGTCTTCGTCGAGAACTTCGGATATGGTGTCACCGACAAACTCGGCATCGGTTACGACGACCTCCGCGAGCGCAATCCCGGGCTCGTCTACGCGAGCATCAAGGGCTACGGCGAGAGCGGGCCGTATAAGGAGAAACCGGGTCTCGACCTGATCCTCCAGGCCGAGGGCGGGATCATGAGCGTCACCGGGCCGGAGGGCGGTGAGCCCGTGAAGGTGGGCCAAGCCATCGGCGACCTCACGACGGGGATGTTCGCGACGATGGGCGTCCTCGCCCGGCTCTACGAGCGCGAGCGGGGAGGTGAGGAGTTCACCGGGAAGTTCGACGTCGGGCTGTTCGACTCCATCGTGACGCTCCTGAACGAGTACCTCACCGAGTACTCGATGGACGGGAGCGTGCCGGGCCCGCAGGGGACGAGCCACCAGACGCTCGTGCCCTACCAGCGCTTCGAGACGTCGGATGGTGCGCTCGTCACGGGCGTCCCCAGCGACGACCGCTGGGGCGACTTCGTCGAGCTACTGGGCCGCGAGGAACTCGCGGAGTTCCCAACCAACGACGATCGCCAGGAGCACGCCGAGGAGGTACTGGGAATCATCGAGGCGGAGTTCGAGACGGAGAGTACGGAATTCTGGCTCGACGCGCTCACCGAGTACGGCTTTCCCTGCGGGCCGATCAACGACGTCGCGGGCGTCGTCAAGCACGAACAGACCGCGGCGCGCGATCTGACGATCCCCCACGAGGACCCCGACTGGGGCGAGTGCCTGCTGCCGGGTCACCCGATCGATTTCGCGGGCTACGAGCCCAAAATCCGCGATCCCGCGCCGCAACTCGGCGAGCACACCGAGGAAGTATTCGAGGACGTGGCGGGCGATCAGACGACGTTGGAGGAGTGGACCGCGGGCGGCGCGTTCGGCTCCGATTAG